GGAGCTTCCCAACTGCAGGATGAACTCCTGCGGGGTGGCATTCGTTTTCACTTTGATGATCGTCGCTGGTGGGTCCAGGCCAAAACTTTGCAGGCTGCCGGGCTGGTCGCTGATCACTTCGTCCGGCGCCGCGCTGGTCAGGCTGGTGAGGAAGCTGCTGACGGCTGAAGAATCGGCCGCCAGCTTCTCCGGTTCAGTGATCTGCCATCCACTGCCGTCGCGGGCGCAGGTGACGGGCTTGTCACCTGTCGCGGTTACAGTGAACGCGACAATCTGACTGTCCTTCACCGGAAGGATCTTTTTTGATTCCGCGCTGTTTGCCTCGGATTTCGGCGCGGACTTAGTGCGCCCGTAGTAAGTGAATATTCCCCACAGAGTTGCCAGGATTGCCAGTGCGATTAAGGTTTGAAGGTATTTTTTGTTCATCGCCGGCGCCGCCACCAAACTCCCGCACCCGCCAGAATTATGATCAGTGGCAGGCCAAATACACCCAGATAGAGCAATTGCCCCATTTGCCGCTGGTTCATGTTCAACGTCTGCTGCTCCTGGGTTTTGGGCCGGATGGAAATCAGGCTCTCCTCTGCCGAGAGCCAGTTGACCATGTTCATCACCAGGTCTTTGTTTCCCTGGAACCCGAGATAGGCGTTCGCGCCCAGAAGGGACGTTCCGGTCACCACCAGGCGGCCTTCGCCCTTTTTGCCGTCCGGAGCGCTGACGGTGTCCGATACGGCGACAGTGAGGGGGCCTTTAGCGTCCCCGGGCCGGGGCCGCGAAGAGATCTGTTGCATACTGGGATTGAAACCCTCCACGCCAAAGCTGTCGTCCGATGTCTGGCAGAGCATTTCTGGCGGCGTGCCATGGGCATCCTTGCTGATTTCCATCGACCGCGACAGAGGGAACAGAGTCGCTGTCCGCTGGAGCGGCTCAACGATGGGATTAGATCCGTACTTGATGATTAATGGCATGACGGGAGTGGTCCCGAACAGCCTGGCCACCGGATTCAAATCCACCACCAGATCGTCACGAAGCGTCACGCCCCACCCGGCCAGCAATTTATTCAGGTTGGGCAGCCTGACGCCCGGGTCCAGCATGAACAGAACGCGCCCGCCCCCTTTGATGTAGTTGCTGATGGTCTCGATCTCCGGCGGCAGGTAGTCGTGTTTTGGGCCCGCAATCACCAGCACTTCGCAATTTGCAGGGATCTCGTTTTTCTGCAGAAGCGTCAGCGTCTTGACTGAGTAGCTCTCATCGCTCAGTTCATTCTTCAGGTTCTGGAAGCCGTCGCGGCCGGTATCGCTGATACTGCGCTCGCCGTGTCCGTCCATAAAATAGATGGTCTTTTCTCCCATCAGAACGCGGATCAGGGCGTTGGTTACTCCTTCTTCATTGGTATTCTGCGCCGGGAAGTGCCGGGCGCCTGAAACCACTTCGATAGTTCCATAGCTCTGAATGCCATACTGCTTGGCCAGTTCGGGCTGGCGGTCAGGATCGACATAATGCACGGCAACGTGTTTCGACGCGCTCTCGTATTCTCCCAG
Above is a window of Terriglobia bacterium DNA encoding:
- a CDS encoding Gldg family protein encodes the protein MPEKEPPKGGGRQRILQGANLALYTLIGIAIIVLVNWFVNLHDKSWDLTPNQEYSLSPQTIKLLKSLRQDVTIYAFDRKEAFSRRRDLLGEYESASKHVAVHYVDPDRQPELAKQYGIQSYGTIEVVSGARHFPAQNTNEEGVTNALIRVLMGEKTIYFMDGHGERSISDTGRDGFQNLKNELSDESYSVKTLTLLQKNEIPANCEVLVIAGPKHDYLPPEIETISNYIKGGGRVLFMLDPGVRLPNLNKLLAGWGVTLRDDLVVDLNPVARLFGTTPVMPLIIKYGSNPIVEPLQRTATLFPLSRSMEISKDAHGTPPEMLCQTSDDSFGVEGFNPSMQQISSRPRPGDAKGPLTVAVSDTVSAPDGKKGEGRLVVTGTSLLGANAYLGFQGNKDLVMNMVNWLSAEESLISIRPKTQEQQTLNMNQRQMGQLLYLGVFGLPLIIILAGAGVWWRRRR